One genomic region from Prionailurus bengalensis isolate Pbe53 chromosome C1, Fcat_Pben_1.1_paternal_pri, whole genome shotgun sequence encodes:
- the MLLT11 gene encoding protein AF1q, whose amino-acid sequence MRDPVSSQYSSFLFWRMPIPELDLSELEGLGLSDTSTYKIKDSSAGKMTGQPTGVEQEKHSEGDALLEYSTFNFWRAPIASIHSFELDLL is encoded by the coding sequence ATGAGGGACCCTGTGAGTAGCCAGTACAGCTCCTTTCTTTTCTGGAGGATGCCCATTCCAGAGCTGGATCTGTCGGAGCTGGAAGGCCTGGGTCTGTCAGATACATCCACCTACAAGATCAAAGACAGCAGCGCTGGCAAGATGACCGGGCAACCAACTGGAGTTGAACAGGAGAAACACTCCGAAGGCGATGCCCTCCTGGAGTACAGCACCTTCAACTTCTGGAGAGCTCCCATTGCCAGCATCCACTCCTTCGAATTGGACTTGCTTTAA
- the GABPB2 gene encoding GA-binding protein subunit beta-2 isoform X1, which yields MSLVDLGKRLLEAARKGQDDEVRTLMANGAPFTTDWLGTSPLHLAAQYGHYSTAEVLLRAGVSRDARTKVDRTPLHMAAADGHAHIVELLVRNGADVNAKDMLKMTALHWATEHHHRDVVELLIKYGADVHAFSKFDKSAFDIALEKKNAEILVILQEAMQNQVNAHPERANPMTVATPFIFTSGEVVNLASLVSSTNTKTTSGDPHASSAAHLANSTTSVLATLAALAEASAPLSNSHRATANSEEIIEGDSIDSSIQQVVGSGGQRVITIVTDGVPLGNIQTAAPAGSIGQPFIVTVQDGQQVLTVPAGQVAEETVIEEEEEEEAEKLPLTKKPRIEEMTNSGEESKEGTERELLQQQLQEANRRAQEYRHQLLKKEQEAEQYRLKLEAMARQQPNGVDFTMVEEVAEVDAVVVTEGELKERDAGVTSGATGTTGPHAGVSIETVSS from the exons ATGTCTTTGGTGGACTTGGGGAAGAGGTTACTAGAAGCGGCAAGAAAAGGCCAAGATGATGAAGTGAGAACATTGATGGCAAATGGCGCCCCATTCACCACAGACTGG CTTGGAACATCACCCCTCCACCTTGCAGCCCAGTATGGTCATTATTCCACAGCAGAAGTGCTCCTTCGAGCAGGCGTTAGCAGGGATGCCCGGACCAAAGTGGACAGGACCCCCTTGCACATGGCTGCAGCTGACGGACATGCCCACATCGTGGAACTGCTTGTTAGG AACGGTGCAGATGTGAATGCCAAGGACATGCTGAAGATGACAGCTTTACATTGGGCCACAGAGCACCACCATCGAGACGTTGTGGAGCTGCTTATCAAGTATGGAGCTGACGTGCATGCTTTCAGCAAGTTTGATAAATCTGCCTTTGACATAGCCCTGGAGAAAAAGAATGCTGAGATTCTGGTCATCCTTCAG GAAGCGATGCAGAATCAGGTGAATGCTCATCCCGAGAGAGCCAACCCTATGACTGTGGCCACCCCATTCATCTTCACATCTGGAGAAGTTGTCAACCTCGCCAGCCTTGTTTCTTCAACCAACACCAAAACAACCTCAG GTGACCCCCATGCCTCCTCAGCAGCACACTTGGCAAATTCCACCACCTCGGTGCTGGCCACCCTTGCAGCTCTTGCTGAGGCCTCAGCCCCCCTCTCCAACTCCCACAGAGCCACAG CTAATTCAGAGGAAATCATAGAGGGAGATTCCATTGACTCATCAATCCAGCAAGTGGTGGGGAGTGGAGGCCAAAGGGTCATCACCATAGTGACTGATGGAGTCCCTCTGGGTAATATCCAAACTGCAGCCCCTGCCGGAAGCATTGGCCAGCCATTTATTGTAACTGTGCAAGATGGACAGCAAG TTCTAACTGTACCTGCTGGTCAGGTTGCAGAAGAGACTGTAattgaagaagaagaggaagaagaagcagagaagttGCCCCTGACTAAGAAACCAAGGATAGAAGAGATGACAAACAGTGGGGAGGAAAGCAAG GAGGGCACCGAAAGAGAGCTCCTACAGCAGCAGCTCCAGGAGGCCAATCGAAGAGCTCAGGAGTACCGACACCAGCTCCTAAAGAAAGAGCAGGAGGCAGAACAGTACCGCCTCAAGCTAGAGGCCATGGCCCGACAGCAGCCCAACGGAGTTGATTTCACCATGGTCGAAGAGGTGGCGGAGGTAGATGCCGTGGTGGTTACGGAGGGAgagttgaaagagagagatgcgGGAGTGACCTCGGGGGCCACAGGGACGACAGGGCCGCATGCGGGAGTTTCCATAGAAACTGTTTCATCTTAA
- the GABPB2 gene encoding GA-binding protein subunit beta-2 isoform X2 has protein sequence MSLVDLGKRLLEAARKGQDDEVRTLMANGAPFTTDWLGTSPLHLAAQYGHYSTAEVLLRAGVSRDARTKVDRTPLHMAAADGHAHIVELLVRNGADVNAKDMLKMTALHWATEHHHRDVVELLIKYGADVHAFSKFDKSAFDIALEKKNAEILVILQEAMQNQVNAHPERANPMTVATPFIFTSGEVVNLASLVSSTNTKTTSANSEEIIEGDSIDSSIQQVVGSGGQRVITIVTDGVPLGNIQTAAPAGSIGQPFIVTVQDGQQVLTVPAGQVAEETVIEEEEEEEAEKLPLTKKPRIEEMTNSGEESKEGTERELLQQQLQEANRRAQEYRHQLLKKEQEAEQYRLKLEAMARQQPNGVDFTMVEEVAEVDAVVVTEGELKERDAGVTSGATGTTGPHAGVSIETVSS, from the exons ATGTCTTTGGTGGACTTGGGGAAGAGGTTACTAGAAGCGGCAAGAAAAGGCCAAGATGATGAAGTGAGAACATTGATGGCAAATGGCGCCCCATTCACCACAGACTGG CTTGGAACATCACCCCTCCACCTTGCAGCCCAGTATGGTCATTATTCCACAGCAGAAGTGCTCCTTCGAGCAGGCGTTAGCAGGGATGCCCGGACCAAAGTGGACAGGACCCCCTTGCACATGGCTGCAGCTGACGGACATGCCCACATCGTGGAACTGCTTGTTAGG AACGGTGCAGATGTGAATGCCAAGGACATGCTGAAGATGACAGCTTTACATTGGGCCACAGAGCACCACCATCGAGACGTTGTGGAGCTGCTTATCAAGTATGGAGCTGACGTGCATGCTTTCAGCAAGTTTGATAAATCTGCCTTTGACATAGCCCTGGAGAAAAAGAATGCTGAGATTCTGGTCATCCTTCAG GAAGCGATGCAGAATCAGGTGAATGCTCATCCCGAGAGAGCCAACCCTATGACTGTGGCCACCCCATTCATCTTCACATCTGGAGAAGTTGTCAACCTCGCCAGCCTTGTTTCTTCAACCAACACCAAAACAACCTCAG CTAATTCAGAGGAAATCATAGAGGGAGATTCCATTGACTCATCAATCCAGCAAGTGGTGGGGAGTGGAGGCCAAAGGGTCATCACCATAGTGACTGATGGAGTCCCTCTGGGTAATATCCAAACTGCAGCCCCTGCCGGAAGCATTGGCCAGCCATTTATTGTAACTGTGCAAGATGGACAGCAAG TTCTAACTGTACCTGCTGGTCAGGTTGCAGAAGAGACTGTAattgaagaagaagaggaagaagaagcagagaagttGCCCCTGACTAAGAAACCAAGGATAGAAGAGATGACAAACAGTGGGGAGGAAAGCAAG GAGGGCACCGAAAGAGAGCTCCTACAGCAGCAGCTCCAGGAGGCCAATCGAAGAGCTCAGGAGTACCGACACCAGCTCCTAAAGAAAGAGCAGGAGGCAGAACAGTACCGCCTCAAGCTAGAGGCCATGGCCCGACAGCAGCCCAACGGAGTTGATTTCACCATGGTCGAAGAGGTGGCGGAGGTAGATGCCGTGGTGGTTACGGAGGGAgagttgaaagagagagatgcgGGAGTGACCTCGGGGGCCACAGGGACGACAGGGCCGCATGCGGGAGTTTCCATAGAAACTGTTTCATCTTAA
- the GABPB2 gene encoding GA-binding protein subunit beta-2 isoform X3, translating into MSLVDLGKRLLEAARKGQDDEVRTLMANGAPFTTDWNGADVNAKDMLKMTALHWATEHHHRDVVELLIKYGADVHAFSKFDKSAFDIALEKKNAEILVILQEAMQNQVNAHPERANPMTVATPFIFTSGEVVNLASLVSSTNTKTTSGDPHASSAAHLANSTTSVLATLAALAEASAPLSNSHRATANSEEIIEGDSIDSSIQQVVGSGGQRVITIVTDGVPLGNIQTAAPAGSIGQPFIVTVQDGQQVLTVPAGQVAEETVIEEEEEEEAEKLPLTKKPRIEEMTNSGEESKEGTERELLQQQLQEANRRAQEYRHQLLKKEQEAEQYRLKLEAMARQQPNGVDFTMVEEVAEVDAVVVTEGELKERDAGVTSGATGTTGPHAGVSIETVSS; encoded by the exons ATGTCTTTGGTGGACTTGGGGAAGAGGTTACTAGAAGCGGCAAGAAAAGGCCAAGATGATGAAGTGAGAACATTGATGGCAAATGGCGCCCCATTCACCACAGACTGG AACGGTGCAGATGTGAATGCCAAGGACATGCTGAAGATGACAGCTTTACATTGGGCCACAGAGCACCACCATCGAGACGTTGTGGAGCTGCTTATCAAGTATGGAGCTGACGTGCATGCTTTCAGCAAGTTTGATAAATCTGCCTTTGACATAGCCCTGGAGAAAAAGAATGCTGAGATTCTGGTCATCCTTCAG GAAGCGATGCAGAATCAGGTGAATGCTCATCCCGAGAGAGCCAACCCTATGACTGTGGCCACCCCATTCATCTTCACATCTGGAGAAGTTGTCAACCTCGCCAGCCTTGTTTCTTCAACCAACACCAAAACAACCTCAG GTGACCCCCATGCCTCCTCAGCAGCACACTTGGCAAATTCCACCACCTCGGTGCTGGCCACCCTTGCAGCTCTTGCTGAGGCCTCAGCCCCCCTCTCCAACTCCCACAGAGCCACAG CTAATTCAGAGGAAATCATAGAGGGAGATTCCATTGACTCATCAATCCAGCAAGTGGTGGGGAGTGGAGGCCAAAGGGTCATCACCATAGTGACTGATGGAGTCCCTCTGGGTAATATCCAAACTGCAGCCCCTGCCGGAAGCATTGGCCAGCCATTTATTGTAACTGTGCAAGATGGACAGCAAG TTCTAACTGTACCTGCTGGTCAGGTTGCAGAAGAGACTGTAattgaagaagaagaggaagaagaagcagagaagttGCCCCTGACTAAGAAACCAAGGATAGAAGAGATGACAAACAGTGGGGAGGAAAGCAAG GAGGGCACCGAAAGAGAGCTCCTACAGCAGCAGCTCCAGGAGGCCAATCGAAGAGCTCAGGAGTACCGACACCAGCTCCTAAAGAAAGAGCAGGAGGCAGAACAGTACCGCCTCAAGCTAGAGGCCATGGCCCGACAGCAGCCCAACGGAGTTGATTTCACCATGGTCGAAGAGGTGGCGGAGGTAGATGCCGTGGTGGTTACGGAGGGAgagttgaaagagagagatgcgGGAGTGACCTCGGGGGCCACAGGGACGACAGGGCCGCATGCGGGAGTTTCCATAGAAACTGTTTCATCTTAA
- the GABPB2 gene encoding GA-binding protein subunit beta-2 isoform X4: protein MSLVDLGKRLLEAARKGQDDEVRTLMANGAPFTTDWNGADVNAKDMLKMTALHWATEHHHRDVVELLIKYGADVHAFSKFDKSAFDIALEKKNAEILVILQEAMQNQVNAHPERANPMTVATPFIFTSGEVVNLASLVSSTNTKTTSANSEEIIEGDSIDSSIQQVVGSGGQRVITIVTDGVPLGNIQTAAPAGSIGQPFIVTVQDGQQVLTVPAGQVAEETVIEEEEEEEAEKLPLTKKPRIEEMTNSGEESKEGTERELLQQQLQEANRRAQEYRHQLLKKEQEAEQYRLKLEAMARQQPNGVDFTMVEEVAEVDAVVVTEGELKERDAGVTSGATGTTGPHAGVSIETVSS from the exons ATGTCTTTGGTGGACTTGGGGAAGAGGTTACTAGAAGCGGCAAGAAAAGGCCAAGATGATGAAGTGAGAACATTGATGGCAAATGGCGCCCCATTCACCACAGACTGG AACGGTGCAGATGTGAATGCCAAGGACATGCTGAAGATGACAGCTTTACATTGGGCCACAGAGCACCACCATCGAGACGTTGTGGAGCTGCTTATCAAGTATGGAGCTGACGTGCATGCTTTCAGCAAGTTTGATAAATCTGCCTTTGACATAGCCCTGGAGAAAAAGAATGCTGAGATTCTGGTCATCCTTCAG GAAGCGATGCAGAATCAGGTGAATGCTCATCCCGAGAGAGCCAACCCTATGACTGTGGCCACCCCATTCATCTTCACATCTGGAGAAGTTGTCAACCTCGCCAGCCTTGTTTCTTCAACCAACACCAAAACAACCTCAG CTAATTCAGAGGAAATCATAGAGGGAGATTCCATTGACTCATCAATCCAGCAAGTGGTGGGGAGTGGAGGCCAAAGGGTCATCACCATAGTGACTGATGGAGTCCCTCTGGGTAATATCCAAACTGCAGCCCCTGCCGGAAGCATTGGCCAGCCATTTATTGTAACTGTGCAAGATGGACAGCAAG TTCTAACTGTACCTGCTGGTCAGGTTGCAGAAGAGACTGTAattgaagaagaagaggaagaagaagcagagaagttGCCCCTGACTAAGAAACCAAGGATAGAAGAGATGACAAACAGTGGGGAGGAAAGCAAG GAGGGCACCGAAAGAGAGCTCCTACAGCAGCAGCTCCAGGAGGCCAATCGAAGAGCTCAGGAGTACCGACACCAGCTCCTAAAGAAAGAGCAGGAGGCAGAACAGTACCGCCTCAAGCTAGAGGCCATGGCCCGACAGCAGCCCAACGGAGTTGATTTCACCATGGTCGAAGAGGTGGCGGAGGTAGATGCCGTGGTGGTTACGGAGGGAgagttgaaagagagagatgcgGGAGTGACCTCGGGGGCCACAGGGACGACAGGGCCGCATGCGGGAGTTTCCATAGAAACTGTTTCATCTTAA